CGGATAAGTTAGATGACCAATAGTTATTAAAGTGGGCCGCACTCGGCAGGCAAAGGCAAACCTGCTCCGTGTCCGGAACAGGCCTCCCCTCCTCTGCTGTGCGCCTTGTTTCCGCTTACCCGCCCAGGTAACTCGCCACCACCGCCGGGTCGTCCGCCAGCCTCGCGGCGGGGCCCTCGAGTTTGACGTGCCCGCCTTCGAGCACGTAGCCGTAGTCACTGATGGCGAGCGCGGCGCGGGCGTTTTGCTCGACGAGCAGCACGGTCACGCCGCTGTCGCGCAGTTCGGCCACGATGTGCAGGATGTCGCGCACGATCAGCGGCGCGAGACCCAGGCTCGGTTCGTCGAGCAGCAGCAGCTTGGGCCGGGCCATCAGCGCGCGGCCAATGGCGAGCATCTGCTGTTCGCCGCCCGAGAGGGTGCCGGCGAGCTGCTTGCGGCGCTCCAGCAAGCGCGGAAAGCGGCGGAACACGTCGGCCAGCCCACTTTGCATGCCCGCGCGCTGGGTGTAGGCACCGAGTTGCAGGTTGTCTTCCACCGTCATGGAGCCGAACAGTTCGCGGCGCTCGGGCACCAGCGTCATGCCCGCCGCCACCCGGTCTTCGAGCGGCATCTGGCGAACGTCGCGGCCCGCGTACCGAATGACGCCGCGTGAGGGCAGCGCGCCGATAAGGGCCGCCAGCAGCGTGCTTTTGCCCGCGCCGTTCGCCCCGATGACCGACACGATTTGCCCGGCCTCCACGCTGAGATTGACGCCCGTGACCGCTTCGACGCGCCCGTAGGCCACGTGCAGGTCGTCCACTTGCAGCAGCGCCCCAGGGTGGCCCGTCATACTTCCGCCCCCAGATAGGCTTCGCGCACCGCCGGGTTGCTGCGAACCTGCTGCGGGCTGCCCTGCGCGAGTTCCTGCCCGCTGTTCATGACCACCAGACGGTCCACCAGATTCATGACCAGGTCCATGTCGTGCTCCACGATGAGGATGGTGACGCCTTCGTCGCGCAGTTTCCTGAGCAGCGTCGCAAGCTCCTGTTTTTCTCCGAAGCGCAGCCCCGCCGCCGGTTCGTCGAGCAGCAGGAAACTGGGGTCGGCGACCAGCGCGCGGGCGATTTCGAGCAGCCGTTGCTGGCCGAGCGCGAGGTTGCCGGCCTGCTCGTAGGCTTGCTCGCTCAGGCCGACGCGTTCGAGTTGTGTGAGCGCGAGCCCTTGCAGCGCCGCTTCCTCGCCGCGCTCGAGGTGCAACATGCTTCGCAGCAACCCGGCCTGACCACGGGCGTAGCCGCCCATCATGGTATTTTCGAGCAGCGAGAGTTCGGGAAACAGCTTGACGTGCTGAAAGGTCCGCGCCACGCCGAGGCGGTGAATCGCCCGCGCCGGCAGCCGCCCGGCGTCGTGGCCCAGCACTTCCACCGTGCCGGAGGTCGCC
The nucleotide sequence above comes from Deinococcus radiodurans R1 = ATCC 13939 = DSM 20539. Encoded proteins:
- a CDS encoding ABC transporter ATP-binding protein is translated as MTGHPGALLQVDDLHVAYGRVEAVTGVNLSVEAGQIVSVIGANGAGKSTLLAALIGALPSRGVIRYAGRDVRQMPLEDRVAAGMTLVPERRELFGSMTVEDNLQLGAYTQRAGMQSGLADVFRRFPRLLERRKQLAGTLSGGEQQMLAIGRALMARPKLLLLDEPSLGLAPLIVRDILHIVAELRDSGVTVLLVEQNARAALAISDYGYVLEGGHVKLEGPAARLADDPAVVASYLGG